The genomic segment TCGCGCCTCAGCGGCGGGCGACCGCCCGCCAGCCACACAACACCTGCATTGCCTCCGTTGCTCTCACCAGCCAGCCGACCCGCGAGCCGTGCGCGCCCGCCCGCTACAAGCGCTGGTTAGGCAGACTCAAGCGGTCCGGGGCTTGGCGCGATAGCGCACCTCCGCCAGCCCCTCGAAGTCCGCATCCTGGGTCCACAGCGTGGCCTCGTGCTGGCGGGCGGTCGCCAAGACGACGCTGTCGGCGAGCGGGAGCTTGCTGTCCGCGCTGAGCTTGGCCGCCGCCAGCGCCAGCGGTCCGTCCAGGTCGACGACCCGCCCCTGCTGCATCACCGCCACGGCGTGCAGGGCCGGCCCTTCGCCCCGCTGCTGATAGACCCGCTTGAAGACTTCAAAGAGCGTGATGGACGGCACCACCAGATCAGCCGTGGCTTGGATCGGCGGGGCGAAGGCCCCGGCGTTGGGGCCGTCCGCGAAGTACTCCAACCACGCCGAGGAATCGACGACGTTCACACGCGGTCCCGCTCCCGCGGCACCCGCGTGTCGATCCCCTTCAAGAAGCCGCGCATGGCCTTGATGGGGCGCACCGGGATGAATTCAATGCGGTCGAGAAACTGCACCGCTTCGATCTTCTGGCCGGGCTTCAGCCCGAGGGCCTCCCGGATCCGCTGCGGAATCACCACCTGATACTTCGGGGACACCGTGACGACCATCCCACTCCTCCCGTACAACGATTTCGCAATCTATCGCGATATCGTCATACCGGCAACGGCC from the Gemmatimonadales bacterium genome contains:
- a CDS encoding AbrB/MazE/SpoVT family DNA-binding domain-containing protein; translated protein: MVVTVSPKYQVVIPQRIREALGLKPGQKIEAVQFLDRIEFIPVRPIKAMRGFLKGIDTRVPRERDRV
- a CDS encoding type II toxin-antitoxin system VapC family toxin, coding for MNVVDSSAWLEYFADGPNAGAFAPPIQATADLVVPSITLFEVFKRVYQQRGEGPALHAVAVMQQGRVVDLDGPLALAAAKLSADSKLPLADSVVLATARQHEATLWTQDADFEGLAEVRYRAKPRTA